A single region of the Salicibibacter cibi genome encodes:
- a CDS encoding PTS sugar transporter subunit IIB — translation MAEQSIKVIILCSWGATSSQLAKKVEEAATKRGITADIYAGGTGDFKDRAADYDVALLEPQVRHLRKEVTRIAEPHNVPVELVEQTAFALMDGEKVLDQALKLAEK, via the coding sequence ATGGCAGAACAGTCTATTAAAGTGATTATTTTATGTAGTTGGGGCGCAACATCAAGTCAATTGGCTAAAAAAGTGGAGGAAGCGGCCACGAAAAGAGGAATCACAGCCGATATTTATGCAGGAGGAACCGGAGACTTTAAAGATAGAGCGGCCGATTATGATGTCGCTTTGCTCGAACCGCAAGTGCGGCATTTACGAAAAGAAGTAACACGCATCGCGGAGCCGCACAATGTCCCGGTAGAATTGGTTGAGCAGACCGCGTTTGCCCTTATGGACGGAGAAAAGGTCCTTGATCAAGCATTGAAATTAGCTGAAAAATAA
- a CDS encoding PTS sugar transporter subunit IIC, with amino-acid sequence MIQWLEDHLMEPLGKIAQNIYLQSIRDAFVIFALPVIITGSIFLIIANPPAEIGGMPVLGPLVDMWVNAVEPIQAQLLFPFHLTFGLMALVVAFGVGYSLGQRKDMDAVMAGILSMLAFFMSAFPVVDIEQIEFGQVLEFLGGEGLFVAIILSILVTELMNFFIKKGFTFEMPSSVPPYVLRSFRVLIPFMVILPLVWILQWIVYANFDLTLPQAVMAIFQPLVTASNTYWAALIMILLMVVLWSMGIHGMNVVSSVVYPFWMSQLAANADAVSAGEEATGIVTEPFFHMFTHIGGSGVTLGLAVFMVFSASVQIKQVGKTAIIPSIFNVNEPLIFGLPIVLNPILMIPFVIAPVVVVTINYIMFATGVLPPVVVQPPFTVPLGFGGFLATGGSLMAVLIQVINVLVATMIYYPFFKRYEKQLVKQEQSIEAKE; translated from the coding sequence ATGATTCAATGGCTGGAAGACCATTTAATGGAACCGCTCGGTAAGATTGCGCAAAATATATATTTGCAATCGATACGGGATGCTTTCGTTATTTTTGCATTGCCGGTCATTATCACCGGTTCCATTTTCCTGATCATTGCCAATCCGCCTGCTGAAATTGGCGGTATGCCGGTGTTGGGACCGCTTGTTGATATGTGGGTGAACGCGGTTGAGCCAATACAGGCCCAATTGTTGTTCCCCTTTCACTTAACCTTTGGTTTGATGGCTTTAGTCGTTGCTTTTGGGGTTGGCTACAGTCTCGGCCAACGAAAAGATATGGATGCTGTGATGGCAGGTATCTTGTCTATGCTCGCCTTTTTCATGTCAGCGTTCCCGGTCGTGGATATTGAACAAATCGAATTTGGGCAAGTGCTCGAATTTCTTGGTGGAGAGGGCTTATTTGTAGCCATTATTTTGAGTATTCTTGTGACGGAATTGATGAATTTTTTCATTAAAAAAGGATTCACCTTTGAAATGCCGTCGAGTGTTCCGCCTTATGTGTTGAGATCTTTTCGCGTGTTGATTCCATTTATGGTTATTTTGCCATTGGTATGGATCTTGCAGTGGATCGTGTATGCGAATTTTGACCTTACATTGCCGCAAGCCGTCATGGCGATTTTTCAACCGCTGGTAACAGCGTCGAATACCTATTGGGCAGCGCTCATCATGATTTTATTGATGGTCGTTTTATGGAGTATGGGTATCCATGGCATGAATGTTGTGTCTTCGGTCGTCTATCCGTTCTGGATGAGCCAACTTGCCGCGAATGCTGATGCGGTCTCCGCCGGTGAAGAAGCAACGGGCATTGTGACGGAACCCTTTTTCCATATGTTCACGCATATCGGTGGTTCGGGTGTCACCTTAGGTTTAGCTGTATTTATGGTGTTTTCGGCATCAGTTCAAATTAAACAAGTAGGAAAAACAGCGATCATTCCATCGATCTTTAATGTCAATGAACCGTTGATTTTTGGCTTACCGATTGTGCTCAATCCGATATTGATGATTCCATTCGTGATAGCGCCGGTCGTTGTTGTCACTATCAATTACATTATGTTCGCAACGGGTGTCTTACCGCCTGTGGTCGTGCAACCACCATTTACGGTACCGCTTGGTTTCGGTGGGTTTTTGGCAACAGGAGGATCATTGATGGCTGTATTGATTCAGGTCATAAATGTTCTTGTGGCCACGATGATATACTATCCATTCTTTAAACGTTATGAAAAACAGTTAGTAAAGCAAGAGCAATCAATTGAAGCGAAGGAATAA